In Chloroflexota bacterium, the genomic stretch CGCTCTTTCAAGAGAAAAACTTAAAATTCCTGGGCGAGCATTCCGCCCAAAAGGTGGTCATTGATGCGGCTCGGACAACGACTCCTGTTAGCGGCAATAGCCATTTATCTTTTACTCTTCTTCGGCCCGATCGCGGGCTTCGACCTCTTCCGAATCGTCGGCGAAATCGCCAACAAGCCATCCACCTTACTCCAACAATTGCTCATCGGCATCGCCAACGGCTCCATCATCGCGATTATTGCCCTGGGTTACACCCTGGTCTACGGCATCATTGAATTAGTGAACTTTGCCCACGGCGATACTTATATGCTCGGCGCATTCATGGCCCTGACCATTATCGGCGCAACGGGCGTAGACGAAAAAAGCGCCGTCGGGGCAAAAGTGATTGCTATTGTGGTGGCCTTCATCGGCGCGGCGGCCTTTACCGCGACTGTTAACGTGGCCACCGAACGGTTCGCCTACCGTCGTCTGCGCAACGCCCCGCGACTGGCGCCTCTTATTTCGGCCATCGGCATGTCGTTCATCCTGCAAAACGTCGGGTTGTTCTGGGGCGGTCTGCGCCTCTTCTTCCCAATCATGGGCGTGAACGCCGCCGCCCCCAAAGCCTTCCCGGACTTGATCGGGCGGGTGGATGTTTTCAAAGACCTTCTCCACATCAATGTCCCCATCGCCTTCACCACCAAAGACTTGTTGGTGATCGTCGTCGCCAGCACCTTGATGATTAGCCTGAGATTGTTTGTGCAATACACCCGGCTCGGCAAGGCCATGCGCGCCACGTCCGAGAACCGTGATGCGGCCAAGATCATGGGCATTGATATTGACCGGGTGATCTCGTTTACCTTCCTGCTGGGCGGTTTGCTGGCCGGGTCTGCCGGTTTGCTGGTCGGGCTTTACAACAACACCGTAGTCTTCACTATGGGTTTCACCGCCGGTCTGCGCTCCTTCACCTCGGCGGTGCTGGGCGGCATCGGCAACATCACCGGCGCGATGCTGGGCGGTCTGCTCATCGGCGTGCTGGCGGCATTCAGCGATCAATACTTCTCCTCGCGCTGGACGAACGCCTGGGTATTTGCCATTTTGGTATTGGTGCTCGTCCTCCGGCCCAGCGGGTTGCTCGGCGAAAACGTGGGTCAGAAAGCATAAGCTATGGAAAAACTACGTCCTGCTATCATCATTGGTTTGCTAGGAGGGGGCATCACCTTGATGTTCGGCGGCTGGTCTATGGTCGTCATGGGCCTGGCCATCGGCGCGCTCACCGGCCTCAATTACGGCCAGCACTCAACGCAGCGTACGCCTCAAGGCATCGGGCGTGAGGCGATGATGCCCGGCATTGTCGCCACCAGCGTCACGGCCATCGGTGGCGTCATTTACACCTTTATTGTCAGACCTGCCACCGGCAAGCCCATTCTCTATCAACTCCCCCTCAAATTTGGCGGTATTGAGCTTCCATTCAGCAGTATTCTGGTGCTGATTGTAGCCAGCCTCGTCGGCATCATTCTCGGCGCAGGCCTGGCGATGTACATTGCCTCCCTGCAAGGCCTCCCCGACAGCAAACGCCGCAACCCGCTCATCATCACCCTGGCTGTTTCCCTGCTCATCTTCCCCTTCTTCGAGCAGGCCGCCAACATGCAGTGGATGTCGGCGGTGATCACCGTCCAAATTTTCATCTTGTTGGCTTTGGGATTGAACATCGTCGTCGGTTACGCCGGTCTGCTCGACCTGGGCTATGCCGCCTTCTTCGCCATTGGCGCTTACACTACCGCCCTCCTCAATTCGCCAAGAATTCACATTGAATGGAACTTCTGGCTGGTGATCTGGATCGCCGCCGCCATCGCCTCGGTTGCCGGCCTGGTGCTGGGCGCGCCCACCCTGCCCCTGCGTGGCGACTATCTGGCTATCGTCACTCTGGGCTTCGGCGAGATTGTGCCAGTCGTGTTTCGCAACCTGATCGCCGTCACTCTGCGCGAGCCTCTCACCCGCATCTGCCTTCTCGGTTGCGACCCGGTGGTCGAAGTCCGCAACGCCTGCATTTATGCCTGCACCGGCCCGCTTAACCTTACCGGTGGTGAAGCCGGCATCAACCCCATTGGCCGCCCACTCATCCCTTTCACCCCGCAAAGCCTCTTTGGCTCCTCCAGCTACCTGCCGTGGTATTTCCTGGTTCTGGTGCTCATCGTCTTCTCCATCTTCCTCATCAGCCGTCTGCGTAACTCGCGTATTGGCCGGGCCTGGATGGCGATCCGGGAAGACGAACTGGCCGCCTCGCAAATGGGCATTGACCCGGTGAAGACCAAACTTCTGGCCTTTTCCATGGGCGCCACCTTCTCCGGTTTCGCCGGAGCGTTTTATGGGGCCTACATCTCGGCCATCTTCCCCGGCGTGTTCGACTTCAGCGTCTCAGTCATCATCTTGTGCATGGTAATTCTGGGCGGCCTGGGCAACATGCTGGGCGTCATCATCGGCGGCATTTTGATTATGGGCACCGACCGCCTTCTCCTGCCGCAAGCGGCCACCCTGCTCAAAGGCTTCATGAACACAACGGTTCTGCCCAACGTCGGCAACCCGGCCCTGCGCGACTTCCTCGCTACCAGCGTCGATCCGATCCAGATGCGCCTGGCCCTGTTTGGCATTGTGCTGGTGGTGATGATGATCTCGCGGCCTGAAGGCCTGATCCCTAGCGCCGAACGGAAGGCCGAGCTGCACGCCGGAGAAGAAGAAGGTTCGGTCGCCGCCGCCGATTAACCAACCACCAGACTACTTGACCACCAGACGATTACTATGGCCCTCTTAGAAGCGACCAAAGTTACTCAAACATTCGGCGGCCTCACCGCCGTCAACTCCGTTGATTTCGTGATCGAAAAGGGAATGATCGCCGGTCTCATCGGCCCCAACGGCGCCGGCAAGACGACCTTCTTCAACGACATCACCGGCATCTACAAGCCCACCGGCGGCAGTCTCG encodes the following:
- a CDS encoding branched-chain amino acid ABC transporter permease, producing MEKLRPAIIIGLLGGGITLMFGGWSMVVMGLAIGALTGLNYGQHSTQRTPQGIGREAMMPGIVATSVTAIGGVIYTFIVRPATGKPILYQLPLKFGGIELPFSSILVLIVASLVGIILGAGLAMYIASLQGLPDSKRRNPLIITLAVSLLIFPFFEQAANMQWMSAVITVQIFILLALGLNIVVGYAGLLDLGYAAFFAIGAYTTALLNSPRIHIEWNFWLVIWIAAAIASVAGLVLGAPTLPLRGDYLAIVTLGFGEIVPVVFRNLIAVTLREPLTRICLLGCDPVVEVRNACIYACTGPLNLTGGEAGINPIGRPLIPFTPQSLFGSSSYLPWYFLVLVLIVFSIFLISRLRNSRIGRAWMAIREDELAASQMGIDPVKTKLLAFSMGATFSGFAGAFYGAYISAIFPGVFDFSVSVIILCMVILGGLGNMLGVIIGGILIMGTDRLLLPQAATLLKGFMNTTVLPNVGNPALRDFLATSVDPIQMRLALFGIVLVVMMISRPEGLIPSAERKAELHAGEEEGSVAAAD
- a CDS encoding branched-chain amino acid ABC transporter permease, whose translation is MRLGQRLLLAAIAIYLLLFFGPIAGFDLFRIVGEIANKPSTLLQQLLIGIANGSIIAIIALGYTLVYGIIELVNFAHGDTYMLGAFMALTIIGATGVDEKSAVGAKVIAIVVAFIGAAAFTATVNVATERFAYRRLRNAPRLAPLISAIGMSFILQNVGLFWGGLRLFFPIMGVNAAAPKAFPDLIGRVDVFKDLLHINVPIAFTTKDLLVIVVASTLMISLRLFVQYTRLGKAMRATSENRDAAKIMGIDIDRVISFTFLLGGLLAGSAGLLVGLYNNTVVFTMGFTAGLRSFTSAVLGGIGNITGAMLGGLLIGVLAAFSDQYFSSRWTNAWVFAILVLVLVLRPSGLLGENVGQKA